TCCGAAGGGCGCACACGACAACTTGGTCGACGGACCGTTGATATGAGCAGCGTTCCCAACCCCGTCGATCAGAATTATGTGGCCAGAGCCGTAGCATTATCGTACGCATAACAAAATTCTAGTATTTTTCAGGAAACCTGAATAACGTAAAATTGATTcgtgaaaagaaacaaaaaacatctATGAACACTCaaattcgattattttatttaagtAATGTCTTCTTTCCTTTGGTGAAACGGACTCATGATCGAACAGCGATTATGGGGAATCGGGGGGGGAAAGAAAAGATTCTAGCAAAACATCGACGAGGAAGAAAAACCGAACgaaacgaggaaaaatttaCATGTGATGGCAGTGAATGTGAAATTATAGTACATTTACGAGTTATAGTACGGGTCCAATGTTACATAGTACAAGTAGTCAAATTATGTGACATGTACTATAATTATGTTACGGTTGGGAACACTGATAGGAAGAGAAAGTTGCATATGAGCCCATCCTTCCATCTTTGTCTAATCGCGCGCATGCGCGCTCAACATTATCTCGCAGTGTAGTATACTGGCATACACGACTCTTTGGCTTTCTTAGGCTACATTAGCTTTGTTGAAGGGAGAACAGGTAACTAAATGATTGGTACGCCTGGATAAGTATCACAGATAATGAATTATCGTTTATTAAAGAATTCTGATGAAAATATCACGCGGTTTTTTCGCCACAGCTCTGGCTGAGTGTAACCGGCACTTTTTGCTCGCGCTCGGGAGCGGGGAAAGAGTTCTCGCACGAtcattcgtcgcagagacggAACGTCAGCGTCTGCTTACGCTGCCGCTTACGATCTGGGGCGCTGCTCTCAGCTCTGACGACGGGCGAACCTGGTCGTTGTCGAGAGGTCACCACAACTCGCGTGtcccgcgcatgcgcgattAGACAAGGATAGAGGGGGGCCTATACGCAGCTTTCGCTCTCTACCGCGCTATCGCCTTCTCAGCCCGCTCATGCGGTCTAttcttatatgtatatgacaCCGACTCCCGATTTGAGTGCAATACTTTACGCACTCAGTGCTAAATTCACGCACTCGAGCTGCCAGTGGAACACGCTGGAAATATGAGTCTACCGCTAGTGCGCTCTCAGTTCACACTCAGTGCAACCAGTGGAAAATGCTATCAGTTCTTGTCGCCTCTACATACTGACCGCTTCGATGCTTGCCGAATTGAATTGCGCCTTGTTGAGCGTAGAAGTTCGCAGAGAGCGCTGCATGCCGACGAAAAATCCCATAAGGCTACAGTCTACATATCTTCAGTCAATGCTAGAAGACCGTGGGCGCAGTATGGTTACTGCGCATGCGTCATtagagagaggaagaaaaaacacCGGTTTCGATCTCCTCTCTCATTTCAATAACGAGACACCTCAGCTTGTATCCAACGAAAATTCTATGCAAACAAGCAATGAGCGCCTATCATATTCATCATTCTATCCTTATAGCCATAGATttctctcgtttttcggcGGCATGATAGAATACAAAACGAGTCTGGTGTGGCTCGTGTGGCCCGTGGGTTGATGGAACGGAAGTACAGAGTATGGAACAATGAGAACTGAGGATACCAAGGTATGGGTAATAGATGATTTTTTCATGCTTACTGTAAACCTAATTGTCATTTACGCATTTCAGTCGacttatttttccttattgTTTAACTCTCACCACAGGGAAAAAGTTTTACATTGGTGGGAGATAAGGCTAAATATTGCTCAACGCTACAGCGTCAGTACATATTTTAGATCGAATACCACTTGTGTTATAACATTATACACAGTAATCCTCGTTATCGTGAAAAAtgagtaaaataattttttctttattccttctttcattcttaaaaaattccaaGAGTGACCATACTTCGGGATTGGTTTGTTATCTCAATGGCTGTAACGAAGGTAAATTTGAAACGGTAtgttatttacttttttcctttgACATTAATGCCATAACTTTTGTGCataaaatatttgatgaaCACACCTTACTTTTCAGAGTTTTTTACAGGAGAACAAGATAAAGAATTGTAGGAAAACAACATGTTCTTTTAATGACTGTAAGTCAGAAAGTTTACACTGATAAATTGGCCTCTGTTTTCATCTAGTCTTTTTTTCACCATGGTTTTCACCTATTTCAGCGTGTCCAGAGGTTTCCTCAAGTATGTGGGGTGGTTCGTCTTCTTTCAGCTATGacgaaatatttaatttagaTATTTTTGTTGGGAAAACAAAAACTGTACTGAATTTGACGATAACCAACATCACATTTTACAGTGAGTGTTTGGACagaaagcaagaaaaaatttgttcactGTAGAACTTCATGTtagatttgttttttatttacagaACTGCACATAGGACTGAGGTATATCAGCATGAAGCCTCCTACGAATGACAGGATATGCCAGACTGTTGATCTGCGTAATGATACTTCGTCAAAAACCTTATCGTGGTATTCgctaatacatcacggattcGATGCAATCCTGCAACTTTTACTGGAAGGAAAGAGTACTAGTTATTTTAAGAAGTATGCTTTAAAAGCACCTCGACGACGTGCGTATGGTAAGATGTTTTGCAAGTATGCCaccaatgaaaaattcaatacacTTCTTGCACAGGTTAAaacaattctgaattttttatactgaactaattatttttcagatGCTGGTGAAACTCCACAATATGACGATATATTCACATACGTGGACGTGAGCGTCTCAGACAAAGTCTTTTTAAACATGAAACCACTACCTCTGGTCTTCAATGTGTCCATGTACAATGTatcattttgcaaattttctaaTCATAATTGTAAACTTGACAAGCCTGAACATGTTAAAGGACAATTGACTTGGGAACAAAGTTTATTTCCACAGGAAAATTCAAAGTACTACTTCAAAGTAACACCAATTTCCAAACATGAtggaaaagtgctagaatggACAAAAAGTGCTCATTTTGTTATGAGTAAGTTATTCCAGTTTGGAACTATTGGTGCCTAACTATAATCgttattcattgattcgatACTACCTTCAGattaaaaatgatcaaaactagttttcgaaaattgaatatatgtaGCAATGCattgaagaaaacattttttatcttaCAGAAAGTTCTCTCTGGACAGCGACATACATAGTGACTACCGtggtttttttattgattGGGATGTTCTTTGTTTTACGCTGTGTTTACTTCTACTACCGAAACAAGAGTATGTTAACTTAATACTTTGGTCAATCGATGTAcatttattttgcaattcgCACATGGTCCCATGGCAATACTATTTCATCtgacaaatttatatttcattatttatctgAAGACTAgacaattatttatcatttaataaaataactaAATTTCTTAACCCCGCAGAATTACCAAACATACGTTCAAGAAAGCCACGTTGTCTGTTGATATATGATGGAACACACAATGACCACATTGATGTTATGATTAAACTGGCAGAATACCTTATATCCTGTGATATCGATGCTATAATTGATGTGCTGCATGCCATGAAGGATGACCTCAATCTCCATGTAACCATCCataatattgaatttaatttctgCGTTTATCAGTAATATTCTGCAATGAATAGtaaaaaaacagcttttgaaGCTTTTCTTCTCATAACTAAATTTCAGTAATTGAACACGTCTTGTGAtatgttttgaattttttgaccgCCAAATTTAGTTATATGCAGTACATTAAATCATACCTAAAATACGTTTTATGTTACAGGCCTGGAGTAACATATACGGTCATTATATCACTAAGCTTTACTCAAGAGAAATTTTCGTCTATTTCAGAGTCCAACTCAATGGTGCGACGAAGCACTTCACATGTCTAACTGTGTTATTGTGGCACAGTCCCCGCCACGTGATAATTCTGTGAGAGTTACTAGAACAATATATAGATTCCTATATGACCATGCTCGCAGATTAATAGAGGAAGACTACCATCAGAACCACAGAAGATATTTCTTCATCGAATTTCAATACTGTCAACAGACTGACATACCTGTTGAAGCAGCGTCGTTCAAACGATTCAAAATGCCCACAGATTTGGACAAACTCGTTGATGAAGTACATAATGCGGATTATTCCACAGTATATACCGACCATAACGCCAGAGACTTTATAAATAGCATAAATTTGGCCACAAGAAGCATTATTAACCAGACACGTGAAAAACCAACATCTTTTGAAAACATCCCTAGTCAGTTGCATTTTCTCTTCCATTGTCAATCTATATTTCTATTATCGCAAATTTATGATCTTGATTTTATAGCTTAGAGCACGTTGATACTTTCATCTATTTTAGGTTGTCTGTCGAAAAACAATCCGAGGTCCGAGGTTGATTCAACGACAATAGCTGGCAATAAAAGTACTACTTTCATGAACGGAAAAAGACGTGATTTTGGAGATCGATCTTATGCAACGTTACTGAGTTCTTTGGATCTTCTagaagcaaatgaaaagtttaacTAAGTACATGTGTCACATAAGAACGTGTTCATGGAATGCGAATAACTAATATTTTTGTCCAACTCCACTTGAACAAAGACTTCGTGCGTCAACCGACAATTTTTCGAGTCTGCTTCATATGCAAGAAAGGCGCATTTTCAAAGAGACTAGGACAGAAAAATATGTGCATGATGGGCgggtgttaattttttttctatgattaCCGCTTGAAGGAATGCCCCGTAGACTCCTTCTCTTCaccgctaaaaaaaaaaatgtgtttaaGTGTTACGTTATTGAAGTGTTATTTCTCagtgatgaatatttttatacatattatgtaaGTAGGTACATTTAAGTGATATTATACACGTGAATCTTAACTAAGTTTAATAAGTTGTATCCATGAGTTTGCAGTAAAAAACTTGCTGAAATTAAATGCCATCTGTTGAATTGAAAGAATGTAAttatcaattgaaaataagatttctctcgcaaaataacgttgatatatttataatggGGCAATCTACGAATTGCCCCCAAAGAGGAAAACTGGTCCTCTGAGCGTTACGGGGAACGTTGAGCCAGAGAAGAAACATAGCAGGGAAACGTTTAGAGGATATATTTGCAAGATGTTCTCGTTTTAAAGTCTCGAGACTGACTATTGTTACTATCATCACGATAGACCGAGTAACCGTACGGAAGGGAGATGATTCAACATTTGATAACTGCGAGGCTGTATAAGGGGAATAACATTAAGGGTTGTGACACAACTTCGTTACAATATAGTGTATTAAAGAATCAATCCTAGCATTTTTCAAaccggtaaaaattttcatcaaactgTAAAGTCTTACGTCTTcagaaaaaatctttcgtgtcagaatcgatttgtatgaccatttcttgactaattggTCCCCCTGGACCGCAGAAAACGCGACAAAAAGACCGTAGCTTCAACGGCAGAGCAATGACGAACGAAATGCCATCATCAAAAATGTAACGGCAaagaatttttggttttttgaatgtaacttttgatccgttgctcgtaGCGCGTTGGAACTGCGTCCAATCAATTCCTATCGCAAATTCAcatcggaatagtgcatcaaacaaattattccatcacttttcaaaatcgcgaaaattttcgccaaaaatgcagtCATTAGTCTTACTTTTCCGCGAttgattggttaaaaaaatgtacgtcTTAGAATCGATACACATGATCTGTTCGAGCCCAATTAGACTTCAAGGATTGCAAAAAAGCATCAAATATACGATGTTTTAAATATCTACCGCTTATGACCGAAGTGATGGTCCGATTGTGCTCGGTTTTCCCAATGGTTTAAAATGATAGTCGATAGCTAACGCATTAATTACCGATTTGGTTACTATTAAAGCGATCGCCAGATTTGTCCATGACTGCATGGTCGAATGTACGCAGATGCTATATgtgtgtaattttattttattacatagtAATTACAAGCAAAGAATAATGGGCACCTTATTAGCTATAGTGCGTCAGATTAATCTTTTTCCTTGAAGATGACGTAGTAAATAATGTTCTGCGTATTTTTAgttatattacgtatataatgcataagtatataatatttatagttTTTGAAGACTGCATCgtataacacgtaaatttatagtataatagtgtgtataaatataattaggCAGACTAATGGAATGTTCgattttatacataaatacaaaCGTTACGACATTATCGCAATATACATAATAAGGTACGGAAACGCAGTCTTTAATTTCTTAAATCAGATATGAAGATTGCAAACCGTAAATAAGTTAAGCCTCCATGTATATGTAACGTAATGTAgatgataataaaaacaagaatAGTAAAAATCATTGAcgatggtaataataattataataatattgaagatgaaaataagGGTTCCAGCATAACATATTACAACGGGATGGCTGTCGATTAAATCTGTTATTGTTACTGGCACTCGCCTCAACGGGGTATTATCATTAAGGAAGAAGAACAAGATATGTCGTTACTGAATAACTGATTGATGTAACTAAAAATGGCCGAAccaaatagtaattttttattttcgacaaGGTATCCTTTTCGCCTCATTTCGATTCGCCTGAGATCACTTGCACATGACCTTATTTCGGACACCATTATTCGACAAGGGATAATTCGTCTGAGGTTCTATTTAATGCTGGTGTTATTTGACACGGCGTTCTCTACAAGGACGTCCCGGTAGAAGTACCTGAGGCGAATAATGTCGTGTCAATTAACGCTGTGTGAAACAACTACGAGATCAATATTTCTCTGTGGAAAGTGGACCGCAGGTGAATCGGGctctttcactttttttctttcctagATCTAAActttaaaataaaacttaaaatataattttgtacCATCGAACTGAAATGTTGTACGATTTTCTTTGGTGTTGTACACGGTATCTATatcgatataaatatatatagcaTCGTagatatatttgtatatacacaaataataattataaagatGAAATTAAATGGTTGAattatgaagatttttttctatacgGCGTAACCTTACGCAGTACCTCTTAAATATAATCagtgtaataaaatatgaaaataaaaaccgaaaaatctcgaaaaacGCAATCCAAACACGAAACAGCTATATTCAATCACTCTTAATTATCGGAATAATTATTGTAGACAAACAATCATAGGTACAGTTGCGCTATACCCGCAACTATGTTCAACTATAACGCAACACATAAAACTAACATATAAATCACTTTTAAAACGCTATAACAGCGATTAGTCTGTACCGTGATAAACACTATACACAACATATCTCCCACTACGATCAAACGTACTGCGAATTCAGCACTGCAACAGTTCCGTGACACTTTTTAAGTACATGTAACAGTATTCTATTATAGATAAAAATGCATCATAGGCTGAAATACGAAATTATTTGGTATATCTATCTTTTGGTATATTAAATAATAGTGTAAActtgtgtataatatgtatgttgTATGTTATACACCAAGGCAATCGTCCCAGGACATACACGGATCCGTTCTTTCACTTTCGCCTATCGAAACACGCATGGCTATTACAATGATTACCCTGACCGTGTTTCTTTGGTCCAATAAATTCACCGAAATTTCGTCACCCGTTTGCAATCTCCCTATTACGTTTCGATCTCAcaagtatttaaataatccTCGTATAATCATATTACGTCAATCACGGCTGTGATCCCCTATGTACATCGTTCAACTGTATAAATCCGTCATCCGACAATAACGAGTTGAAATCTACACGCAACGGATTCTACATGGCGCGTCCATTCTGCAGACCATTCAGACCATTCAACCCGTTCAAAACTATcccgttttcaattttttcaatgctcTTTTCCACGCTGTTGAAAAGCAGAAGGTCCTCTTGTCCCTCCTTCGCCTTCTTTCCGTCCATGTCGATGTACGACTGGGGTCGTTCATTCGGTGGCGTTTTCAGGGTGTTGTCCGTGCTACTGGCCACGCTAGCGTTCCGGAGTTTAATGGGACTCTCGTAATGGTTCTGGGCCATCGGTCGGTTGGAGATGTCGTTTACGTACGGTGGCTTGATCGGCTCCTCCGGAAACGAGGCGATGGGCTGTTGCCACAAAGCTTGGAGCTTGTCGACCTTGTCGCACTTGGTCATCTCCTCGGCCGGTGTTTTAGTCAAGTAGTTAACGTCCGTCCGCATCACTTCGTTGTTGACGTTGCCGTAGCCCAGCTTGTCGGTTCCGGAACCTGAAACACAGGAGTATATACTGACGACCGTTCCTCCCAGATCTTTTCATCGAAACTCACTTGTTGGACTGTCCAATGCGTGGAGGGACGTGAAGTATGCCCTGTTGTGAACCGTCCTTGGGTTCAGATCCAAGTAGTCGACGCCATCCTCTAGCATGCGCTCCCAGTGGCAAGTCAACTCCTTGAACGATGGCCGCATGCCCGCTTCTTCGTGCCAACAAGACACCATCAACTTGTACCTTCAGGGCATAAAGAGAGTCGCAAATTGTGGGAGGAAAAGAGATAGAGAATACGTAAAAAGTAAATTCTACAGACTTGTAATATTCTATTACTCACAACTGGTGAGAACAGTTTGCTGGCTTCTCCATGCGGTAACCGGCCTTCAGCAGGTTGTAGAGATTATGGACATCGACACCGGGGTAAGGCGACGCTCCGAGAGTCACGAGTTCCCAAAGAAGTACTCCGAAACTCCAAACGTCCGATTTACTCGTGTACACGTGATCGGCGAGTGACTCAGGCGCCATCCACTTAACGGGAACTGTAATCCGGAAGACAAAAAAGTTTCTCGGTTAGTCGATGAGGATTTGCATAATGCACGTTATTTCTCCGACTTTAGTTTCCGCTTCTTCTCACCTCGACCCTTGCTTCGCTTGAGGTAAGCGTCGTCTTCGTAGACGTCTCGCGTTAACCCGAAATCCGAGATCTTGCAGACCTTTCCGGTTGCAAGAAGGACGTTTCTGGCTGCCAGATCCCGATGCACTAGCTGATCGCAGGCAATGATTCGGTATTAATAGTTTTTAAGGAAGTTATACATGGATGTGGCTAAATAACATGGGGTCGGAAACAGATTAGGCCAGGGtatagtttttgttttcaacataGAAGATGCTAGATACTACCGACTCTCGCAGTTGAATATGACAGTCTTAAATGCAGTTTTTTCTAATCTAGCGCCATTACCACAACTTCAGCGAAGATCATTTTGTCCTCATTGTGTCCTCGGTTCATTAAATTACCTTTATATCGGCGAGGTAAGCCATGCCCTTGCTGATCTGCCATGCGAATGACAGAATATCGCGTGGCGTGACGCCGTAGTTGCAGATTGAGTCAACAATCGAGACGTCTTCTCGAGTTACAGCAGGGGATGCCGAAAGCAGGGACGTGGAACACGGGGCTCTGCCCTCTGACTCCAAGTGCCGACTTCGTCTCAGATAATTTCTGTGAAGGAGAAAAACTAGGAAGATGATCATATTATACGACGAAAAGAGGGCGAGAAGAAAGTGAGGGTGACGGAAAGAGAATTCGAGGTTGACAGAGAGAAGAGGAATTCAATACTATAATGTCGACTTGTTGGGGTCAGCGGCCAACCAGGGTGAATTCAACTCAGCACCACAATGAGCGCGGATGTATAGGTATAGCTTggggaagaaatgaaaaatttaataataagcGGGAAAAGAACTATTGTCCACTCGACCAGCGGCAAAGCATTGTGCCGTTCGAACGGAATTCGTTGGACTAGTTTAATATATATGTCGTGTATATAGGTATGAACGTAGATACACCGACGGTACATTCGCTATACCTATGCTTACCATTTTTACGTAAGGTAGTAGTTCTTCTCATTTCATATATTCTAACGATACAATGGAACACCTTAGGTTCATTCTTATGGATAGTATAGCGGACACAGTGGGTGTCAATCAACCGTTCGGAGAATACGAGTATATCTAGTAAACGAGAGCGGAATCATTTTACTCGGATGATtagatgtgaaaaaattctccacTGCACCTTCGCGTACTTTTCTATAAACGATTCTACGAAAATTCACGTATCTACCAAAGGATTCATGATGCGGTGCACGAAAGTATGATTGCAACTTCGGAGCTCGTATAAGCAAATAGTTGACAGGGAGAAAGGAATGGCGAACCTGAGTGATCCGAATTCGGCGAATTCGATGATCAAGTAGACCGGTCCTCCAGGAGAAGTGCAAGCTCCTAGGAGTCTGATGACGTTTGGATGCTGTGCTTCCTTAAGTAGTTGATACTCGGAAAGTAGATCGGCAAGTTCCGAAGCACATGCTCCTTCCTTCAGTGTCTTAACCGCTACAGTCGTCGGTCCGGGCCAACCGCCGATGTCAATGGCTCGAGCTCGAAGGACTCGGCCAAATTCGCCTTCGCCGAGAACTTGTTCGATGGCCAACTGGCATCGTGGAAATTCCCACTTGGGATCCGGCTGAAGAAATTGGATTCGGTTCTTgttagaatttttctaattttgttaaaaatggCCAtttcacctgctgaaaaatatattcaactcGTTTTTCATCGTATTTTTGAACTTTTCGCTGTGGAACAACGCGAAAGCAATGCTTGCCTGCTGGGTGAAACACATTGCTCGCTTTCTGACTTATTTGTTTACTCTTCCGCGTAAACACACGTGTGCAATTTCCATACATATTGACggtggaaatttaatttcaactgGAAGGTCGGAGGTGAACAAACCTTGGAACTGAGCATTTTTAAAGGTCGGTGTTGACGCCGATCCTCTTGCGAATTGCGATAGATCGTATTCCAGCACTGGTATGGCGGTAATcaaactaataaaaaaaaaattcaatttccttcAAAATGTGATAGAAaaccaaaattaaaaaaaaaaaagaaaaacatcaaAACTTTCGCGTGGTTTTGAAACTGATCAATACATACTTGGAGGTTTGTTATAAATTCGCAACTTTAGCATTCAAATACGTTGTCCCCTAATTCGATTCACCGGAAACGGTTTTCTGTAGGAATTGTTAAAGCGAAGGAACTTTTGTGTATCCTTTACCGCGATGAACCGCCAGCTTACGGAAAATTTTACGCTGCTAATCGTCGTTTTTATCCGGGCTATTAGCGTTGATGAAACgcgtttctttttcactttcgtAACGGAGATACGCGTGGGGTGTACTGCGCGAATAGATATCTACTAATGGATCGATTTCCCAGGAATAGGGGGCTTATCCAACTTAATCCAGATGATACAGATTCTTGATTTATAGGACTAAATAAAATCCATAAATTTCTTCTCTCATCTCTTCGGTAATATACCTACCATTTTACCTTACACCTAAACACACCATCGTGACTGTAGTTACAGGGGTGAAGAACGTTGAGTACAGCGGCGATCAATCACGCGATGAAGGGACGCGTGGACGCTGAAGTAAATGAAAAGCCCAGGAAGTTTGATTGCTAGTTCCGCGGAATAGCACTTGGAAACTTTACTGCGAGAACTAATAACTACTAGTTTTatatttgcctgtctcaaaaGCAAACATGAAAGATTGGGACCATGCCGTGCAACCAACGAAACAGGGCGAACTTCTgctcgaaaattaaaattaaattgagagGTGTGCTGGTACAGGTAACGCGAAAGCCTTCAAAAGACGAtgtaattgcaaaaaaattgagaagaaGCCTCTCGCAGAGCCTTTGGCTCAGGCACTAGCGTTATTTAACGTGGATTATACTCTTCGCAGCATTAAAGGGTCATGCAGCCTGCAGAATTCAGCTGTGCGAATAGAAGGGGTGACGTGAATCCCCGAGATTTAAACTGACTTCCCAGCTCTTTGAATATCAAGGATATCTGTGCACTGTAAGCGGTGAGAAAATCCCGTATGCAGGCCATCCGGTGATTATTTTTAGTCACAGCCAGTCCGCGGTTTCTTTCAAATTCCAAGTATGCGAAATGGAAATCCGCGAAAATCCGTGGTTGAAAGAATTCCTTTCAATCTGATTCTCGCAAAACTTAGGCAATGAATTTATCACTCGTAAAATGAGAAAAGTCAAAAACTTACCGGACAAGACTTTGGCAATAGCAGGGTTCGATTTGCTGTGGTTAGAGAGTCCAGGCCGATGAGAAGACCATCACCGCGGTCAATGTAGTCGGAGGGTAGAATGCTGAGACCGCCTACACCCCCATCGGCGTCGTGTTTGCACTCACGGCGCGATCCTTTGACCGCCATTCTGCGAAAGACGAATCGATGACATACCTATACCCAGTGAACGGGAACTTATtcacaatttcgaaatatccGAAATCCCGGTTTTAAAAGTAATATTCACTTTCGTAGGAAATAATTGTATTCCAACGATTTCCAAATCTCACCTAAAGTTAACCATTCGAACACTAGTTTTCAAGATATCAGGAATGAAGAGATTTTCGAAACATGTCCGAAAATTTCGTGACATGGGATTTTCTTTAggcaaaatttggaaaattacaCAGGATTTCGAGCAGGTTGAAAACATTTCGCTGACTGTcgaaataatcgaacacgtCCATTTTACGAAACAGG
Above is a genomic segment from Neodiprion pinetum isolate iyNeoPine1 chromosome 1, iyNeoPine1.2, whole genome shotgun sequence containing:
- the LOC124214596 gene encoding uncharacterized protein isoform X3 — its product is MRTEDTKSDHTSGLVCYLNGCNEGKFETSFLQENKIKNCRKTTCSFNDSCPEVSSSMWGGSSSFSYDEIFNLDIFVGKTKTVLNLTITNITFYKLHIGLRYISMKPPTNDRICQTVDLRNDTSSKTLSWYSLIHHGFDAILQLLLEGKSTSYFKKYALKAPRRRAYDAGETPQYDDIFTYVDVSVSDKVFLNMKPLPLVFNVSMYNVSFCKFSNHNCKLDKPEHVKGQLTWEQSLFPQENSKYYFKVTPISKHDGKVLEWTKSAHFVMKSSLWTATYIVTTVVFLLIGMFFVLRCVYFYYRNKKLPNIRSRKPRCLLIYDGTHNDHIDVMIKLAEYLISCDIDAIIDVLHAMKDDLNLHSPTQWCDEALHMSNCVIVAQSPPRDNSVRVTRTIYRFLYDHARRLIEEDYHQNHRRYFFIEFQYCQQTDIPVEAASFKRFKMPTDLDKLVDEVHNADYSTVYTDHNARDFINSINLATRSIINQTREKPTSFENIPSCLSKNNPRSEVDSTTIAGNKSTTFMNGKRRDFGDRSYATLLSSLDLLEANEKFN
- the LOC124214596 gene encoding uncharacterized protein isoform X4, giving the protein MRTEDTKSFLQENKIKNCRKTTCSFNDSCPEVSSSMWGGSSSFSYDEIFNLDIFVGKTKTVLNLTITNITFYKLHIGLRYISMKPPTNDRICQTVDLRNDTSSKTLSWYSLIHHGFDAILQLLLEGKSTSYFKKYALKAPRRRAYDAGETPQYDDIFTYVDVSVSDKVFLNMKPLPLVFNVSMYNVSFCKFSNHNCKLDKPEHVKGQLTWEQSLFPQENSKYYFKVTPISKHDGKVLEWTKSAHFVMKSSLWTATYIVTTVVFLLIGMFFVLRCVYFYYRNKKLPNIRSRKPRCLLIYDGTHNDHIDVMIKLAEYLISCDIDAIIDVLHAMKDDLNLHSPTQWCDEALHMSNCVIVAQSPPRDNSVRVTRTIYRFLYDHARRLIEEDYHQNHRRYFFIEFQYCQQTDIPVEAASFKRFKMPTDLDKLVDEVHNADYSTVYTDHNARDFINSINLATRSIINQTREKPTSFENIPSCLSKNNPRSEVDSTTIAGNKSTTFMNGKRRDFGDRSYATLLSSLDLLEANEKFN
- the LOC124214596 gene encoding uncharacterized protein isoform X1 is translated as MSKIIFSLFLLSFLKNSKSDHTSGLVCYLNGCNEGKFETSFLQENKIKNCRKTTCSFNDSCPEVSSSMWGGSSSFSYDEIFNLDIFVGKTKTVLNLTITNITFYKLHIGLRYISMKPPTNDRICQTVDLRNDTSSKTLSWYSLIHHGFDAILQLLLEGKSTSYFKKYALKAPRRRAYDAGETPQYDDIFTYVDVSVSDKVFLNMKPLPLVFNVSMYNVSFCKFSNHNCKLDKPEHVKGQLTWEQSLFPQENSKYYFKVTPISKHDGKVLEWTKSAHFVMKSSLWTATYIVTTVVFLLIGMFFVLRCVYFYYRNKKLPNIRSRKPRCLLIYDGTHNDHIDVMIKLAEYLISCDIDAIIDVLHAMKDDLNLHSPTQWCDEALHMSNCVIVAQSPPRDNSVRVTRTIYRFLYDHARRLIEEDYHQNHRRYFFIEFQYCQQTDIPVEAASFKRFKMPTDLDKLVDEVHNADYSTVYTDHNARDFINSINLATRSIINQTREKPTSFENIPSCLSKNNPRSEVDSTTIAGNKSTTFMNGKRRDFGDRSYATLLSSLDLLEANEKFN
- the LOC124214596 gene encoding uncharacterized protein isoform X2, which encodes MSKIIFSLFLLSFLKNSKSDHTSGLVCYLNGCNEGKFETENKIKNCRKTTCSFNDSCPEVSSSMWGGSSSFSYDEIFNLDIFVGKTKTVLNLTITNITFYKLHIGLRYISMKPPTNDRICQTVDLRNDTSSKTLSWYSLIHHGFDAILQLLLEGKSTSYFKKYALKAPRRRAYDAGETPQYDDIFTYVDVSVSDKVFLNMKPLPLVFNVSMYNVSFCKFSNHNCKLDKPEHVKGQLTWEQSLFPQENSKYYFKVTPISKHDGKVLEWTKSAHFVMKSSLWTATYIVTTVVFLLIGMFFVLRCVYFYYRNKKLPNIRSRKPRCLLIYDGTHNDHIDVMIKLAEYLISCDIDAIIDVLHAMKDDLNLHSPTQWCDEALHMSNCVIVAQSPPRDNSVRVTRTIYRFLYDHARRLIEEDYHQNHRRYFFIEFQYCQQTDIPVEAASFKRFKMPTDLDKLVDEVHNADYSTVYTDHNARDFINSINLATRSIINQTREKPTSFENIPSCLSKNNPRSEVDSTTIAGNKSTTFMNGKRRDFGDRSYATLLSSLDLLEANEKFN